One genomic segment of Pirellulales bacterium includes these proteins:
- a CDS encoding diguanylate cyclase, translating into PLSIAGQEVHVSVSVGVAEYMEADDSFDRLIERADQALLVAKRNGRSQTVAYSQLEEAGPSHFQLHKETVGPAS; encoded by the coding sequence AACCTTTGTCCATCGCAGGTCAGGAAGTGCATGTCTCTGTAAGCGTTGGGGTCGCCGAATACATGGAAGCGGACGACTCATTCGATCGCTTGATAGAGCGCGCCGATCAGGCTCTCCTGGTTGCGAAGCGAAATGGCCGCAGCCAGACCGTAGCATACTCGCAACTTGAAGAAGCAGGCCCAAGTCATTTCCAGTTGCACAAAGAAACTGTCGGTCCTGCCAGCTAA